In Parasteatoda tepidariorum isolate YZ-2023 chromosome 2, CAS_Ptep_4.0, whole genome shotgun sequence, one DNA window encodes the following:
- the LOC107444420 gene encoding uncharacterized protein, translated as MIEVTHFVAARTIVITETFPLELMVQSKTGIAPCGKKEATIARLELLGATISARLSIEIGKEFKIDDVYFWTDSTTVLKREETWGVFVQNRVQEIRKLTPVQAWRHIPGSLNPTDRPSRGCSAITRFPFICTP; from the exons ATGATTGAAGTTACCCACTTCGTTGCGGCACGTACAATAGTTATCACGGAAACTTTTCCATTAGAG CTGATGGTGCAAAGTAAGACAGGAATTGCCCCTTGTGGGAAGAAAGAGGCAACAATTGCAAGATTAGAACTTCTTGGTGCCACCATATCTGCTCGTCTTTCCATTGAGATCGGAAAGGAGTTTAAAATCGACGATGTATATTTTTGGACAGACTCCACCACAGTGTTGAAAAGAGAAGAAACGTGGGGTGTATTCGTGCAGAACCGTGTTCAAGAAATTAGGAAACTGACACCAGTTCAAGCATGGAGACATATACCTGGATCCTTGAATCCCACTGATCGGCCAAGTAGAGGTTGTTCAGCTATCACTCGTTTTCCGTTTATATGCACCCCCTAA